Within Pseudomonas cichorii, the genomic segment CAGGGCCGAAAGGATCAGCGAAGACGGCGAGGGCGAATGCCCGTCCTGGGCGTTCACGGCACACCAGTAAGGGGCTTCGGTATGAGGCCCGAGCGCCAGGCCCGAATGGGAGCTCAACTCCTTGACCTCCGGCTCGGCGGTGATTTTGGTCAGGCCACCGCCTTTGAAGTTGGCGACCAGACGAACCAGTTTTCCTTCGTTGTCCATGTCATAGGCAAAGGAGCTGTTATCCACCAGCTTCAACAGGATCTGGTTGCGGGCGGCCATGCACAGCACGTCGTGCCGATCTTCCAGGGCTGCCAGCTCCGGCAACTCATCGGGTGGGCTGTCACTGCTGATCTTTTGCAGGCCTTCGAATATCAGCAGCGAGATAAGACCATCGGAGTAGGCAAGCAGAAGTTCTGATTGCTCTTTCGACATCGAGAACTTCAACTCGGTGGCCGCGACAGAAGCCTTGGCCCTGGCACCCGCCGCCTGCGGCCCGCCAATAGCCGCCAATTCTTCGCAGAACGTATGCAGCAGGTTTGACTGCTGAACATCAAAGCGAAACGTTCTGACTTCCTGATGGGCGAGAGAGATAACGGATTCGGTACTTTGTTTTATAGCGGTGGTCATGTGTGACATCCCTGTGGTGCTTTGCACCTTTTTTATTGTTTATAGGCACTGCTTGAACAACAACGCACAAGGCCCTGCATATCAAACGATGCATTGCTTCAGGTTGATGCGAATCCATGAAGTGTTCAAAGGCACAGATAGACTGTCGGCCTTCAGACGCGAAGTGCCTGTCAATGCCTGTGTTACGCGCAATACGTAACGTGCATGGATTTTTCTAGCGTAATCGGAGTGCTCGCAGGGAACGGCAGAGCAAGGGTGACGGGAACGGAAGCGGCAGTGCGGTGCGTTCTTGAAGGCGCATATAGGAAAACCTGGCAGATTGTTTTTATTTTGATTTTCTGTAGCGAGTCTTTCAAAGTGGATCGGGAGTATTGAAACTTCCCGGGGCAGATAATGACCCACTGAAAAAACGCGCCGAGATTAACATCAAAATAATGGCCAGCAAATTATTTTGATAAAGCTGTCCCCTTGGCCGTGATAGGCGCACGTCATGGAAGGGATATTCGGTGCCTGTTGCACGTAGCCGCAACAGGCACTGTCACTCAGGCTACGCCGTTGGGACCGTCGAGCACCTGGCGTACTTTTCTGGCGAGATCGTGAGGCATGCAAGGCTTGGACACTACTTCAAACTCGGTACCGCCCAGGTCAGTCCGCTCGATAGAGCTTTCGGCGTAACCCGTGGTCAGCAGCACCTTGATTTTCGGGTAGCGCCGTTTCACTTCCCTGGCCAGCATCACCCCGTTCATCCCGCCCGGCATGATCAGGTCGGTGAAAAGCAGGTCATACGTCTCGCCGCTTTCAAAACGCTTCAGCGCTTCCCGGGCATTGAGCACCATGTCAGTGACGTAGCCGTAATCTTCCAGCACCATCTTGGCCAGCTCTGCGACGTCGGGTCGATCCTCGACGATCAGGATGCGTTCGCTGCCAGTTTTGCTGGCAACCGGTGTAGCGTGGTCATGAATGCTGATGCTGGCATCATCCACCGGGAAGTAGAGGCGCAGTGTGGTCCCGACATCTTCCTCGGAGTAGATCCGCGCCGCTCCGCCCGATTGCTTGGCAAAGCCATAGACCATCGACAGCCCAAGACCGGTGCCCTGGCCTTCTTCCTTGGTCGTGAAGAACGGGTCCATAACCCGGTCGCGAATGCTGGCAGGCATGCCGATGCCATTGTCTGTGATCGAAATACTCACGTAACTGCCCGGCAGCAGGCCGTCATAAGAGACGCTGGCCAGGTCCTTCACGATGATGTTTCGCGTTTCGATGAACACCCGACGGTCCTGCCTGCCAATCAGCGCATCCCGTGCGTTGATCAGGATGTTCAGCAGAGCAACTTCGGCCTGGCTCGGGTCGAGGCGACAGTTGAGAAGGGCGGGCTCAAGGCTGTACTCAACCGGAACTTCTGCACCGAAAGTACGCTCGATCAAGGCCTCCATGCCCGTGACCACCTGATTGAGGTTCAGCACCCGGCCTTGCAGCTTCTGCTTTCGGGCAAAGGCCAGGAGTTGCTTGGTCAGGGTGCTGGCACGGTCAACGGCCGACTTGGCGTGCTCGACGCTTCGTTTGATGCGAGGGACATCGATGCTGGACTTGTCGGTGGCTGAGTCGATCAGGCCGATGTAACCCCCCATGACCTGCAACAGGTTATTGAAGTCATGGGCAATCCCGCCGGTCAATTGGCCCAGTGCTTCCATTTTCTGGGCCTGACGCAAGGCATCCTCAGCATCCCGGCGGCGGCTGACATCCAGTTGTGAGGCGAAAAAGTAAACAAGATCGCCATTGTCATTGAAGACTGGCGACATGAACAGGGCGTTCCAGAACGACGAGCCGTCCTTCTTGTAGTTCAGGATTTCCGTCGCGATGTCTTGTTTGTCTGCAATGGCCTGGCGCAAGGCGGCGACAACTGCACGATCCGTTTCCGGCCCTTGCAGAAAGCGACAGTTACGGCCCACGATCTCATCGGCTGAATAGCCCGTCATCTCGAGAAAAGCCTGATTGGCAAAGATGATCGGATTATCCGGGCGATGAGGGTCGGTAAATATCATCGGCATCCGGGTGGTTTCGACGGCTGCAAAAAAGATATCTTTTTGTGGATGAGAGATATCACCCGTTACCCGGTTATTCACCCGGACTTTACTATCGCTCACACACCCACCCTCAACGCTCGGTCACATCAGTGAACTATAAGAGCGTTATCTTGCCTGTTCGGTTCCGAAGGGTGATGTGCGGTAGGGCAAAAGAGTTGGGGTGAGGTAGGGACTGCCTGTAGGTAATCACCCGTCGTCTCGGCGTAGTAGCCGGTAGGAGCGGATTTATCCGCGAGACGTCATTGATGTCGCAAAGTTTCTAAACTGCCTACACGGCAGTTAAGCCAACACTTTGCCAATAACCCCTCGTTTTAAAAGCAAGACCATGGCTAGAGCGCTGTTTTACCCTTTTTCGAGGCTTTTAAGTCATTGATTTTAAAAGGAGCAGGAGGGGGCTGAAAAAAGAGGATCAGAACCCGGCAGGCCTTTGCCAAAAGCCTGCCGGGCTAAAGTCAATCTCGCTTCACATCACGAATCGTTTGCCACCCAGGGCTTCCAGCAGTTTGCGCCATATTCCTCGTCTGGGTTGGGGGGCCACCTCCATGACCACATGCGGCACATCCCTGAATCGAATCCATGATTCGCTGCGCCATTGCAATACGCTCAGGGCATTGCCGAACCATTGCATCTGATTCAGGTTGGGTTGATCGCCCTTGACTGCATGTTGCTGATGCAAAACCGGCAACACCTCATGGGTCAGCCAGTGGCGCAAGGCGCGATTTTCGGGGATGTAATGATGAACCAGCATCGCAAACACACCGGACTCACTGAGCAGCATGCACTTTTCCCAACGGCCATGGGCATGCAGCCAGGCGGTGCGACGTTGATCGGGGTCGAGCTTGAGGGTGGCGCGTTCGTCCAGCATTTTGCCCATCAGACGCGCAAGGTCCGACAGGCAAAACCATGCCTGAGCGTCACACGTGACGGCACGCAAGGCGCGGTGATGGCGGTTGAAAACGAGGGCTTCAAATTGTTCTGTGCAGGGCGCAGAGGGATTGAGGGGGTACATCGGCGTAGCTCCTGGATGATTGAAGCTGCCACACAACGTCGCTAAACGAATGGGTGGCAGCTGTGCGAAGGTTAGCGAACCGGTATCCAGAGAACCGGCAGACCCGAAGGTCTCCGACGCACAGCCGCCATAACGCATACCTCAAGCATAAGCCTGAAGTATTCGGGGGACGCTGAAACGTCTGGATAATCGGGTCGCTAAACCCTGCCGCTGATTTTGCAGCGGACGGCGCGGAGACTAACGCGCACTGCAAGACGTGGCAACTGCTGGCCGTTCGATGCCTGTTTCAATCACTGCCCATTGCGAGAGGCCCGCCACCTAATCACGCCAGACCGGCATCAACCGCTCATCAATCACCCAATGAGACTGCCCAGGACGTATGCAGACACCACCGACCCAACGCTCATGAGCGGCATGCTCCAGCCAATATGCCTCACCCCTCAAAACCTGCTTGCCCAATGGCGTAATCGTCAACAGGCGACGAGGCCATTCCAGATGAGCCTCCGACTCGATCAGCAAGGGGCGCGGAGTATCGATCAGCGGTCGCATCATCGCGTGAAACATCATATCCCCCAGAAACGGCAGCGGCTCGCGTTTGGCCATCAGTTCGGCGAAAACCCTGCCGCATGCCACGGGGCCAGCCTCGTCCACATACTGCAAAGTCAGGCGCTCAGTGAGCGACAAGCCATCGCGAATACCCGGTAACTCCTGCAATTGCCGTAACAGCGCGGGCGCGAGAAAGGGCAGGGCGGCGTTCGGTTCATGAGCCAGTTTCGCCAAGGCCGCGGGAGATGAATCGCAATAAGCCAGCCACGCCTGACGCGCCAACAACAGCGCGTCCTCATCCACCCGCCTGCGCTGTGGCCAAAGCCAGGCAAGTACATCGGGCGCCAGTTGCCCGATGCCGATGAAGCGCTGAACGCCGGGCACCCGATCCACCTCGATCAGCTCAAGCTTGCGCGGCAGACGCTCAAGCCCCGCCAGCGCCCGTATCAGGAAAAGCTGATCATAAGCATCCGCTTCGCACCACAGCACACTATGGTCGGCGTCGCTCAACTGCGAGAGGTTGGAATATTCATCATCGAACCGTCGTGCGGCGTCGGCCACATCAACCCCGAAAGCCTCGTTGATGAACTGGCTGCGCAGCGCCTTGTACGCCTCGGCAGGCAGATCCTGGACCGGCCCCATGCACAGCGGGTCCGTCAGCATCCGGAACGAACCCTTGAAACCTGCCAGTTGCAGGCTGTGCGCAATGTCGTTGCCGCAACGCCAATGCACGGTACGCGCTTCGTCACTCGCCTCGAAATCCGGATGCCGCGCCGCAAACTCCACCGCATCCACATGGGCCTTGAGCTTGGGCCAACTGCTGAAACCCAGTTCCCGGGCGATCAGCCACTGGGCATCGGACAAGGTCACAGACGCGGAGGCATAAGTGCGTGAAATCATCGAAAGCTCATCAGGCGCAGCGCCATTTTTCATGCGCTGCAAAAGCGCCTTGGCCCGCTTGCGCTGCTGCTCAAGGTTGATACGACCGTCATTGGACAATGACGCAGAACGAGTAGACATACGATCTCCTTGCACAAACCTTGTCCGCTTGAAGGTCGGGAGTCGTAATGACGAATGCGGGGAAGCATGATCCTGGGCGCAGCCCTTTCCGCGGGTGGTGGCGTGGATAGCGCCGGGCTGGAATATAGGCAACGGACACGATGAATGCAATGTTCACCTGGCTAACAGGCATATCACTTTGTGGGACCGGATTTATTCAGGAAGGCGTTACCGAATAACCATCCGGATGCTGCTGGCCACAGCTCGTCGCGGCCAACGTATTCCCACCAGTGACAGGTATGCCTTAACTGATCGGCATTAGGAGGTTTGGCCCCTGATCTTGAGAAATCAGAGGCGGTGATGTTGAGCTATTTGAACAATTCAGCATGGCTGCCGAGATCGACAAAGGTCACTAGATCGGCTCGGGCCATGTCATAAATCAGAAGAAAGTCTCCGCCGATGTGACATTCCCGATACCCGGACCATTCTCCCTTCAGTGCATGATCCAGATACTCGGGAGGTAACGGCTCCCCCAAGAACAGCATCACCATAACCTTGCGGACTTCATTCATGTCGCGAAGCCCTGCGCGCTTATAACGCTCCCAGGACTTTTTAAATTCAGGTGTCTGCGTGCACTGTTTTGGCAGGTCGGCGCGCTTTTTTTTCTTTTCCGGTTTTGCCGTCAGCATCCCTTAACATGTCATCGAGAGAGTCGAACTGACGACGAATTTCACGCGCTTGTGCCATGGCCTGAGCGGTTTTTTCTGAAGGGGCGCGAACCTCGAAAGGCAGCCCTTGAGTTGCCACAACTTGGCGGAGAAAAAGACGCAAGCCGTCACTGAGGGTCAGCCCGCATGCATTCAGTACTGCGGTGGCACGATCCTTCAACTCCTCGTCGATGCGACAACGCACGTCAGTGGTTTTAAGTGTTGCAGCCATGATCTCAGCTCCCTCCGCTTGATATGTAGCTACGTTGTGGCTACGTAACGATGGTGTCATTCCATCAAGTTTTGGCAAGTGCTTTTTGTCTTGGGCAGAACTTCAGCCAGTCCGTACGTCTTGAATCATGAGGCTGACAAGTCGTCTCCCAAGGCGGTAGGCACACAACCGCCATAACGCAGTGCGCAGAAGAGTTAATCGACTGCTTCGCGATGGGGGGGAATTTATCTTTAAATCGGGTCGCGAAACCCGGTCGCTGCAGGCAGCGAATGTCGGGAGGGGTAGCTTGGGGGGGCTATGGGGAGTAGGTGGTTGTAGGGCTGGTGTGAGTGTGACGTAGGATTTGACGGTTATGAAGTGGGATAGGGCTGCTTGGGCAGTTAATGCAATAATGAGTAAATAAATTTTCTGCTGATCTTCTTAGCTGCCTATACGACAGTTAACAAGACACTCTTCTCGATTTTCGCGTGTTTGCGCTCCCCTATAGCTGCTTAACCCAGCGTGCTCGGCCTCGGGCAAGGCCATAATCGCTTGTCAGCTCAATAAGTTCAAAGCTCTCAATTTCAGTAGGGTGTAGACCTGATTTCATTGGTGTTTATAAAACACCGCGTTAGCCATTGACAGAAAATCGTAGTCTAGCGATGATGGCTTTTGGCTATGCTGGTGCGGGGAATCCCTTTGCTAGCAAAATTTTGGCAACAAATTCTCAGTTCAGCTCTTGCCAAACAGCACCACATCGATTCAAAGGAATGATATGAGTAGTATTAATAGTTTTGGTGTTGAGCAGCTTCGTAGTTTCGGTGAAAAAGAACAGCTCATACCTGTGAAGAAAATTAATGTATTTGTTGGGAAAAATAGCTGCGGGAAAAGCACGTTTTTAAGAACTTATCCATTGTTGCGTCAATCAGTGGAGTCAGATACGCGTACCCCGATACTGTGGTACGGTGCATATGTTGATTTTGGTGATTTTAATACTGCTCTTCATGATGGCGGGAATGAGATTACGTTTGATTTTGATACAACTTTAGATATTGTAGATACAGCATTGTACGATGGTTGGGAGTGGAGTCATGTTAGGGCTAGTGCTCTTTATTTGGATGAGAGCAGTGTAGAACATCCTGCAAATATAAAAATAAAGCTAAGAAGGCGGGATAGAGAAAGTTTGATCACTACTATAATATTTAGCCTGTATGGTTCTCAGGTTAAGCTTACCTACTCAGGCGAAGAAGTTCTTTCTTTAGAGGTGGAGTGCGTAGAGTTAAAGATTAAGGATTCGTACCCTGTTTCAGTTGTTTTTAACAAGGGGGCAATCATACCTCGTGTGGTTCGAGATATACGAGAGGTGACCATAAAGAATCAAGGCAAGCGCAAAGTTATTGTTGATACTATGCATGTGGAGCCTGTGAATAAAATGATTAAGTTTTTATCTAAATATCATCACAAGGCTAAACAGGAGCGTAAGATGAGGGAGCAGATTTCCACAATTCCTTTCTCTTATGGTGCCGATCTTTATGGGCACATTAAAGAGGCGTTTTCTTCGGATAAATTCTTCTTGAAGAAGTTGGATGAGAATGCGCAGTATATTACCAAGGTGTGTTTTAATTATATATTGGCTCAGCATATTCATTCATTTTGGGGGGGGGCTGATGACCTGTTTAAAAACTTCTTTGGCGGTGTTCGATATCTAGGTCCTCTTAGGGCTTCTGCAGAGCGATTTTACAGGTATCAAGATTTACAAATTGCAGAAATTGACCATACGGGTGCTAACCTGCCTATGGTAATTAACTCTCTTGATGCAAGGAAAAAGCGAGAGTTAAGCGACTGGATGTTCTCAAATTTTGGTTTTAAAATTGAGCTGGTAACTACTGGTCTTCATTATGCTATCCAAATAAAAGAGGAGCATGATGATAAGTTTCATAATGTTAGTGATATGGGGTTTGGTTATTCTCAGATTCTTCCTGTGATTGTTTCTATCTGGTTGGAGCTAGTTGATAAGGGTAAGGGGGTTAGGCTGAAGAAAAATAAATCAAGGACGATAGTTATTGAACAGCCTGAACTGCATTTGCATCCAGATTTGCAATATAAGTTTGGCCTGGCAATTGCTAAGGTTGCATCGCTCGCTGATTCAAAGAGCTTTAACTTTGTTATTGAGACTCACAGCAAGCATTTGATCGACGCATTAGGAAAAAGCGTACGTAGTAATGTTATGGATGAAAGTGATATTAATATTACCTTGTTTGAAAAGGAGAAGAATGGAAAAACTTTAGTGTCTTTTTCTGGCTTCGATGATGAAGGTTATCTTATCGACTGGCCTGCTGGCTTTCTATCGGCGTAAAAAATGATATTTATTATTGACGCAGTAATCGATTTTTCGACCAGTTTTGACTCGAAGGTTAGAGCGCTGGATAATATTTTATCGGCGCATGGAGAGGGAAAGCATGTTTTGTGGGCTCCTATTGAGGTTGTAGAAGCGTTGCAAGATGTTCCGCAGCTTAGTTCATACTCGAAGCGAGTTTTGTTTAGTTTGAAGAGTACTGTCATTGAGACTCGCAGAATAGAGAGGCAGTTTGATTTTCATGTTGTTGTTGAGTTTGATGATGGGGCGCGGATGGAGCTTGGTGAGGGGAGGTTGAATGTCGGGTTTAACTATTTTTTAGATACTCGAATGTTGCAGCCATCTATATTGATTACTGAGAACTTACTTGATGCAAGTGCGTTGGAGTGTGGTGCTGCTTTACATTTGGTAGGGAATAAGCTGCTTTCCGCATTTGGTGTTGTTTTGGATTTTAGGCCGGGGGGTGGAAGTACTACTTATGATCTTTTTAAAGACCTAGTATCGCAAGGAAGGTTTTTGTTGTGCGTAATTGATAGTGATTTAAAGCATCCTAAAGGGCCTAAGGGTAGTACTGCGAAAAGATTTCGACACGAAAAATTAGGTTTGAATCTTGCTTATCATCTGGAGATTTTAGGGTGCCATGAGATTGAAAATATATTGCCTGTAAATGTTGTCAGGGATCTAGTTCCTCGTGCACAAACACCTTGCTTGTTATATTCATCCTCCAAGTATCACCGTTATCGTCCTTATCCAGATCATAAATTTGGTTTGAGAGTTTCGACAGCTCGTCAATCGGATCTTGAGTTTAATAGTGACTATTGGTCGGAGTTTAATGGTTGTGACGATGAAGTATGGATATGTGCTCCTTTGGGGGAGTCTCTGCTACAGAATAGTGTGCAAAAAATGAAGGAAATGTCACCGCATAAACTATATGAGTCGTTAAATAAAACGGCCGATGAAGAGTGGATGCGTGTGAGTAAATTGGTCGCTTCGTGGGGCGTAGGAGTTAGGCGCGTAATTCCATAATGAGTAGTGGTAGTCGTATATGTTATAAGCATTTTTTTATTTTTCAGTCTGCGGTTTTTTGTGCTGTAGGCCTTGGTGGT encodes:
- a CDS encoding hybrid sensor histidine kinase/response regulator, coding for MSDSKVRVNNRVTGDISHPQKDIFFAAVETTRMPMIFTDPHRPDNPIIFANQAFLEMTGYSADEIVGRNCRFLQGPETDRAVVAALRQAIADKQDIATEILNYKKDGSSFWNALFMSPVFNDNGDLVYFFASQLDVSRRRDAEDALRQAQKMEALGQLTGGIAHDFNNLLQVMGGYIGLIDSATDKSSIDVPRIKRSVEHAKSAVDRASTLTKQLLAFARKQKLQGRVLNLNQVVTGMEALIERTFGAEVPVEYSLEPALLNCRLDPSQAEVALLNILINARDALIGRQDRRVFIETRNIIVKDLASVSYDGLLPGSYVSISITDNGIGMPASIRDRVMDPFFTTKEEGQGTGLGLSMVYGFAKQSGGAARIYSEEDVGTTLRLYFPVDDASISIHDHATPVASKTGSERILIVEDRPDVAELAKMVLEDYGYVTDMVLNAREALKRFESGETYDLLFTDLIMPGGMNGVMLAREVKRRYPKIKVLLTTGYAESSIERTDLGGTEFEVVSKPCMPHDLARKVRQVLDGPNGVA
- a CDS encoding BRO-N domain-containing protein; the protein is MYPLNPSAPCTEQFEALVFNRHHRALRAVTCDAQAWFCLSDLARLMGKMLDERATLKLDPDQRRTAWLHAHGRWEKCMLLSESGVFAMLVHHYIPENRALRHWLTHEVLPVLHQQHAVKGDQPNLNQMQWFGNALSVLQWRSESWIRFRDVPHVVMEVAPQPRRGIWRKLLEALGGKRFVM
- a CDS encoding DUF1835 domain-containing protein, whose protein sequence is MSTRSASLSNDGRINLEQQRKRAKALLQRMKNGAAPDELSMISRTYASASVTLSDAQWLIARELGFSSWPKLKAHVDAVEFAARHPDFEASDEARTVHWRCGNDIAHSLQLAGFKGSFRMLTDPLCMGPVQDLPAEAYKALRSQFINEAFGVDVADAARRFDDEYSNLSQLSDADHSVLWCEADAYDQLFLIRALAGLERLPRKLELIEVDRVPGVQRFIGIGQLAPDVLAWLWPQRRRVDEDALLLARQAWLAYCDSSPAALAKLAHEPNAALPFLAPALLRQLQELPGIRDGLSLTERLTLQYVDEAGPVACGRVFAELMAKREPLPFLGDMMFHAMMRPLIDTPRPLLIESEAHLEWPRRLLTITPLGKQVLRGEAYWLEHAAHERWVGGVCIRPGQSHWVIDERLMPVWRD
- a CDS encoding type II toxin-antitoxin system YafQ family toxin is translated as MLTAKPEKKKKRADLPKQCTQTPEFKKSWERYKRAGLRDMNEVRKVMVMLFLGEPLPPEYLDHALKGEWSGYRECHIGGDFLLIYDMARADLVTFVDLGSHAELFK
- a CDS encoding type II toxin-antitoxin system RelB/DinJ family antitoxin; the protein is MAATLKTTDVRCRIDEELKDRATAVLNACGLTLSDGLRLFLRQVVATQGLPFEVRAPSEKTAQAMAQAREIRRQFDSLDDMLRDADGKTGKEKKARRPAKTVHADT
- a CDS encoding AAA family ATPase, with amino-acid sequence MSSINSFGVEQLRSFGEKEQLIPVKKINVFVGKNSCGKSTFLRTYPLLRQSVESDTRTPILWYGAYVDFGDFNTALHDGGNEITFDFDTTLDIVDTALYDGWEWSHVRASALYLDESSVEHPANIKIKLRRRDRESLITTIIFSLYGSQVKLTYSGEEVLSLEVECVELKIKDSYPVSVVFNKGAIIPRVVRDIREVTIKNQGKRKVIVDTMHVEPVNKMIKFLSKYHHKAKQERKMREQISTIPFSYGADLYGHIKEAFSSDKFFLKKLDENAQYITKVCFNYILAQHIHSFWGGADDLFKNFFGGVRYLGPLRASAERFYRYQDLQIAEIDHTGANLPMVINSLDARKKRELSDWMFSNFGFKIELVTTGLHYAIQIKEEHDDKFHNVSDMGFGYSQILPVIVSIWLELVDKGKGVRLKKNKSRTIVIEQPELHLHPDLQYKFGLAIAKVASLADSKSFNFVIETHSKHLIDALGKSVRSNVMDESDINITLFEKEKNGKTLVSFSGFDDEGYLIDWPAGFLSA